One genomic region from Pseudomonas hormoni encodes:
- a CDS encoding non-ribosomal peptide synthetase: MNAEDSLKLARRFIGLPLEKRQMFLAALQKEGIDFARFPIPAGVEAEDRQALSYAQQRMWFLWQLDAQSGAYNLPGAVRLTGQLNLPALEQAFASLVERHETLRTVFQRQADGNLRQVPASAPLVIDHVDFSALPPTDRERAVAQAAEQQSVLPFDLSVGPLLRVTLLKLAEQEHVLLLTLHHIVSDGWSMNVLIDEFIRCYDAFEAGAQPQLAPLPIQYSDYALWQRRWLEAGEQARQLDYWQAQLGDEHPVLELPTDHSRPAMPSYRGTRYEFAVDPQLAEQLRATAQKHNITLFMLLLGAFNALLHRYTGQTDIRVGVPIANRNRAEIEGLIGFFVNTQVLRTRLDGHTRVEDLLRAIKETALGAQAHQDLPFERLVEALKLERSLSHTPLFQVMYNHQPQVADMSSISTASGLVLGAIEWEGRTTQFDLTLDTYEKGGKLHAALTYASDLFDAPTIARMAQHWTRLLQAMVVDSNQRVGELPMLAADEQQVLVHDWNRTAETYPVEQCVHQLIHAQALRTPEASALVFGDRQLTYAQLDARTNQLAHYLREQGVGPDVLVGIAVERSLEMVIGLLAILKAGGAYVPLDPEYPAERLAYMIEDSAVGVLLTQSALAGALPTEGIKVIALDQDEDWLDGYSETCPQDSVNPLNLAYVIYTSGSTGKPKGAGNSHAALVNRLCWMQQAYGLDGSDSVLQKTPFSFDVSVWEFFWPLMTGARLVVAPPGAHREPARLIRLIGEFGISTLHFVPSMLQAFIHEPGVEACTSLKRIACSGEALPLDAQLQVFAKLPGAGLYNLYGPTEAAIDVTHWTCVDEGADSVPIGRPIANLRTHVLDAQLLPVPAGVAGELYLGGAGLARSYHRRPGLTAERFVPCPFHDGARLYRTGDRVRQRADGVIEYLGRLDHQVKLRGLRIELGEIETRLMQHPLVREAVVLVQGGKHLVAYLVLENAEAQWPETLKAWLLNSLPEYMVPTYLMPLDALPVTANGKLDRKVLPQPDAAPQQAFVAPQDAMQTALAQIWQDVLGLERVGLEDNFFELGGDSIISIQVVSRARQAGIRLSPRDLFQCQTVRSLALVAAFDNRSSIDQEPVSGEVVLTPAQLYFFEQAIAQPQHWNQSLLLTPREALNPEALEAALVAVINHHDALRLRFTASVDGWQQRHGSPVETAGLWQRQAASTEALTALCDEAQRSLDLADGPLLRALLVSLDDGTQRLLLAIHHLAVDGVSWRVLLEDLQQAYAQLAAGSVATLPDKTSAYQHWAKHLQAHARTLDQQLPYWQAQHADARDLPCENPLGSLQHRHGHKIESKLDAGLTRQLLQTAPAAYRTQVNDLLLTALARVICRWTGHHSTLIQLEGHGREDLFDDLDLTRTVGWFTSLFPVRLRPQADTANAIKAIKEQLRAIPDKGLGHGLLRYLGEPAQRESLQGLSAPRITFNYLGQFDRQFDDDALFVPSLESGGQAQGDDAPLANWLTLESQVYGGQLSLQWGFSREMFADSTVQQLADAYSEELTALIEHCCATPAGQVTPSDFPLARINQAQLDALPVAAPAIEDIYPLTPMQQGMLFHTLYEPQAEAYINQLRLDIQGLELAAFGRAWQAAINRHDILRSSFHWLGLESAHQVIHRQIDLQLQVIEAADIDLDALAAEERSRGFELSAAPLFRLMLVRQSSDAWHLIYTSHHILMDGWSNAQLLGEVIQHYAGQTLAKPLGQYRDYLGWIQQQPLAAGEQFWKQALAALETPTLLAQALPTPVEGRGMGEHHLTLESAAMQRLAEFARQQKITLNTLLQGAWGLLLQRYTGQSCVAFGATIAGRSAPLPGIEQQLGLFINTLPIIARPHSGQPVSQWLNELQALNLSLREFEHVPLYDIQGWAGQQGNALFDSLLVFENFPVAEALKQGAPAGLTFGALRNHEITSYPLTLGIEVGASLRLEFSFDQALFSAAQIERLGANLLHVLEQFVAQPQQVLGAVSLLDAKQKTQVLLGSRPAAPLLDSPLLAHQRFEQQAARTPDAWAVILGDERLTYAQLNAQANQLAHRLREHGVAPGQRVGLSVRRNAQMIVSLMAILKSGAGYVPLDPDYPAERLAYMIEDSGVDLLLAQPELLTDVALPEGLPRLALTAASLAGYSTANPVNFACAEDLAYLIYTSGSTGRPKGVCLAHAALREFCVIAADYSQLSADDRVLQFATFSFDGFVEQCYPPLCVGAALVLRGDELWDTDTLYRQIIKQGVTLADLPAAYWYLLAQEWAAQPQRDKGRLRQVHVGGEAMSLEGLKLWHAAGLGDVRLLNTYGPTEATVVSSTHLCTLADTQNLLGVPIGRALSGRALYVLDTEGHLLPTGCVGELCIGGDAGIAQHYHQRPGLSAERFIADPFSTTPGARLYRSGDLARYREDGALEYLGRIDHQVKIRGFRVELGELEAHLQGLPMISEAAVLVHEGVGGKQLIGYVVPVLPNADSRQLTETVRQALGERLPDYMLPAQLVVMSALPLNRNGKLDRAALPAPEVWEAVAGTAPQGELEIELAQIWQQVLQVARVDRENSFFELGGHSLLATQIVSQIRQRLGLSVSLRSLFEHPRLQDFAAQVQGLRHDANVCERPALVADLSGERQPLSFAQQRLWFLWNLEPDSSMYNMPGALRLRGELNLSALQKTFETLVQRHAVLRTTFYEQDGLAWQRVHAELPLNFAASDLRHLPAPDVEAAQLAREEVARPFDLRNGPLLRVRVLQVADQEHVLLLTVHHIAADDWSFRILINEFVTLYPTLNQGGVASLPEQVVQYADFAKWQRQWLEQGGELQRQLDYWVTRLGQPQTVLELPSDGDQRQAQEGASQHFTLNATLSQQLRDFAQQRGLSLFMVLLAGFTLVLRQRTEVSRVRIGTDIANRNQVELEQMVGFFVNQLVLQVEVDADQAAGQLLQACRRAVLEASDHQDLPFERLVEALRLPRRAGRSPLFDIKLIYQEGVGRLPSMDGLLVEDFPSGRQAAEIGMVAAFYNEAEHIHLSFETPAGQYLPSTLESLFEQIEAVLQALLRADELTVSELLDLATDVQRRADARLNEQRKALFGGRMAIKRRSAIRGTPAAQTAAD, from the coding sequence ATGAATGCTGAAGACTCCTTGAAACTTGCTCGCCGGTTTATCGGGTTGCCCCTGGAAAAGCGCCAGATGTTCCTTGCGGCCTTGCAAAAGGAAGGCATTGATTTCGCCCGGTTCCCGATTCCTGCGGGCGTCGAGGCCGAGGATCGTCAGGCGTTGTCTTACGCCCAGCAACGCATGTGGTTTCTCTGGCAACTGGATGCGCAAAGTGGCGCCTACAACCTGCCTGGTGCGGTGCGTCTGACCGGGCAGTTGAACCTGCCTGCGCTGGAGCAGGCCTTTGCCAGCCTCGTGGAGCGTCACGAAACCCTGCGCACGGTGTTCCAGCGCCAGGCCGACGGCAACCTGCGGCAAGTGCCGGCCAGCGCACCGCTGGTGATCGATCATGTGGATTTCAGCGCATTGCCGCCCACTGATCGCGAACGCGCCGTCGCCCAAGCGGCGGAGCAGCAATCAGTGTTGCCCTTCGATCTCTCGGTCGGCCCGTTGCTGCGCGTGACGCTGCTCAAGCTTGCCGAACAGGAACACGTCCTGCTGCTGACCCTGCACCACATCGTTTCCGATGGTTGGTCGATGAACGTGCTGATCGACGAATTCATTCGCTGTTACGACGCCTTCGAGGCCGGTGCACAACCGCAACTCGCGCCGTTGCCGATCCAGTACAGCGACTACGCGTTGTGGCAGCGCCGCTGGCTGGAGGCGGGTGAACAGGCGCGTCAACTGGATTACTGGCAAGCGCAACTCGGCGATGAACACCCGGTGCTGGAGCTGCCCACAGACCACTCGCGCCCGGCGATGCCGAGCTATCGCGGCACCCGCTACGAATTTGCCGTCGACCCGCAACTGGCCGAGCAACTGCGTGCCACCGCGCAGAAACACAACATCACCCTGTTCATGCTGTTGCTCGGTGCGTTCAACGCACTGCTGCATCGCTACACCGGGCAAACCGACATCCGTGTCGGTGTGCCGATTGCCAACCGCAACCGTGCGGAAATCGAAGGCCTGATCGGCTTCTTCGTCAACACCCAGGTGCTGCGCACCAGGCTCGATGGCCACACCCGCGTCGAGGATTTGCTGCGCGCCATCAAGGAAACCGCCCTCGGCGCCCAGGCCCATCAGGACCTGCCGTTCGAGCGCTTGGTCGAAGCGCTGAAACTGGAACGCAGCCTCAGCCACACGCCGCTGTTCCAGGTGATGTACAACCACCAGCCGCAGGTCGCGGACATGTCCAGCATCAGCACCGCTTCCGGCCTGGTGCTGGGCGCGATCGAGTGGGAAGGGCGCACCACGCAGTTCGACCTGACCCTCGACACCTACGAAAAGGGCGGCAAGCTGCACGCCGCACTGACCTACGCCAGCGACCTGTTCGACGCGCCGACCATTGCGCGCATGGCGCAACACTGGACGCGCCTGTTGCAGGCGATGGTGGTCGATTCGAATCAGCGGGTCGGCGAGCTGCCGATGCTGGCGGCGGATGAGCAGCAGGTGCTGGTGCACGACTGGAACCGCACCGCCGAAACTTATCCCGTCGAGCAATGCGTTCATCAACTGATCCACGCCCAGGCCTTGCGCACACCCGAAGCGTCCGCGCTGGTGTTTGGCGACCGGCAGCTGACTTATGCACAGCTCGATGCGCGCACCAATCAATTGGCTCATTACCTGCGCGAGCAGGGTGTCGGCCCCGATGTGCTGGTGGGGATCGCCGTCGAGCGTTCGCTGGAAATGGTCATCGGCCTGTTGGCGATTCTCAAGGCTGGCGGCGCTTATGTGCCGCTCGATCCGGAATATCCGGCGGAACGCCTGGCCTACATGATTGAAGACAGTGCGGTTGGTGTGTTGCTGACTCAAAGCGCCCTGGCTGGCGCGCTGCCGACCGAGGGCATCAAGGTCATCGCACTGGATCAGGACGAGGATTGGCTGGACGGTTACAGCGAAACCTGCCCGCAGGATTCGGTGAATCCGCTGAACCTGGCCTACGTGATTTACACCTCCGGTTCCACCGGCAAGCCCAAGGGCGCTGGCAATAGTCATGCGGCGCTGGTCAACCGTTTGTGCTGGATGCAACAGGCGTATGGGCTGGATGGTAGTGACTCGGTGTTGCAGAAAACCCCGTTCAGTTTCGATGTGTCGGTCTGGGAATTCTTCTGGCCGCTGATGACCGGCGCCCGTCTGGTGGTGGCGCCGCCGGGTGCGCATCGCGAACCGGCGCGGTTGATCCGCCTCATCGGCGAGTTCGGCATCAGCACCTTGCACTTTGTGCCATCGATGCTTCAGGCGTTTATCCACGAGCCGGGCGTTGAAGCCTGCACCAGCCTCAAACGCATCGCGTGCAGCGGTGAAGCCCTGCCGCTGGACGCCCAGCTTCAAGTGTTCGCCAAGCTGCCGGGCGCCGGGTTGTACAACTTGTACGGGCCGACCGAAGCGGCCATCGACGTGACCCATTGGACCTGCGTTGACGAAGGCGCCGACAGCGTGCCGATCGGCCGGCCGATTGCCAACTTGCGTACCCATGTGCTGGACGCGCAATTGCTGCCGGTGCCGGCGGGCGTGGCGGGGGAGTTGTACCTGGGCGGCGCCGGTCTGGCGCGCAGTTATCACCGCCGTCCGGGGCTGACGGCCGAGCGGTTTGTGCCGTGCCCGTTCCATGACGGCGCGCGCCTGTACCGCACCGGCGACCGGGTGCGCCAGCGTGCCGACGGGGTGATCGAATACCTCGGCCGTCTCGACCATCAAGTAAAACTGCGCGGCCTGCGTATCGAGCTGGGGGAAATCGAAACCCGCCTGATGCAGCATCCGCTGGTGCGCGAAGCCGTGGTCCTGGTGCAGGGCGGCAAGCATCTGGTGGCGTACCTGGTGCTGGAAAACGCCGAGGCGCAGTGGCCGGAAACCCTCAAAGCCTGGCTGCTCAATAGCCTGCCGGAATACATGGTGCCGACCTACCTGATGCCACTGGATGCCCTGCCGGTGACCGCCAACGGCAAGCTGGACCGCAAGGTCCTGCCGCAACCGGATGCGGCGCCGCAACAAGCGTTCGTCGCGCCGCAAGACGCCATGCAAACGGCGCTGGCGCAGATCTGGCAGGACGTGTTGGGGCTGGAGCGCGTGGGCCTCGAAGACAACTTCTTCGAGCTGGGCGGTGACTCGATCATCTCCATTCAAGTGGTCAGCCGCGCCCGTCAGGCCGGCATCCGTCTCAGTCCGCGTGACTTGTTTCAGTGCCAGACCGTGCGCAGCCTCGCGCTGGTGGCGGCGTTCGATAACCGCAGTTCCATCGACCAAGAGCCGGTCAGCGGCGAGGTGGTGCTAACCCCGGCGCAACTTTACTTTTTTGAGCAGGCCATCGCGCAGCCGCAGCACTGGAACCAGTCCTTGTTGTTGACGCCACGCGAGGCGCTGAACCCTGAAGCTCTTGAAGCCGCGCTGGTCGCGGTGATCAACCATCACGATGCCTTGCGCCTGCGTTTTACCGCGAGTGTCGATGGCTGGCAGCAGCGCCACGGATCGCCGGTCGAAACAGCGGGGCTGTGGCAGCGGCAGGCGGCGTCGACCGAGGCTTTGACGGCCCTGTGCGACGAAGCGCAACGCAGTCTCGACCTGGCCGATGGGCCGTTGCTGCGCGCGTTGCTGGTCAGCCTCGACGATGGCACACAACGCCTGTTGCTGGCGATCCACCATTTGGCGGTGGACGGCGTGTCGTGGCGGGTGCTGCTCGAAGACCTCCAGCAGGCCTACGCCCAATTGGCCGCTGGCAGCGTTGCGACATTGCCGGACAAAACCAGCGCCTATCAACACTGGGCCAAACACCTGCAAGCGCATGCCCGCACGCTGGATCAGCAACTGCCGTACTGGCAGGCGCAACACGCCGATGCCCGCGACCTGCCGTGTGAAAACCCGCTGGGCAGCCTGCAGCATCGCCACGGCCACAAGATCGAATCGAAGCTCGACGCCGGGTTGACGCGGCAGCTGCTGCAAACGGCCCCGGCGGCGTATCGCACCCAGGTCAATGACTTGCTGCTGACGGCGCTGGCGCGGGTGATCTGCCGCTGGACCGGGCATCACTCGACGCTGATCCAGCTTGAAGGCCATGGCCGTGAAGACCTGTTCGACGACCTCGACCTGACGCGCACCGTAGGCTGGTTCACCAGCCTGTTCCCGGTGCGCCTGCGACCTCAAGCCGACACGGCGAATGCGATCAAGGCGATCAAGGAACAACTGCGCGCCATCCCCGACAAAGGGCTGGGTCATGGCTTGCTGCGCTACCTCGGCGAGCCGGCCCAGCGTGAGTCCTTGCAAGGGTTGTCGGCGCCACGGATTACCTTCAACTACCTCGGCCAGTTCGACCGCCAGTTCGATGACGATGCGCTGTTTGTACCGTCGCTGGAAAGTGGCGGTCAGGCCCAGGGTGACGATGCGCCGCTGGCCAACTGGCTGACCCTGGAGAGTCAGGTCTATGGCGGTCAACTCTCGCTGCAATGGGGCTTCAGCCGCGAAATGTTCGCCGACAGCACCGTCCAGCAACTGGCTGATGCCTACAGCGAAGAACTCACCGCGCTGATCGAACATTGCTGCGCCACGCCGGCGGGTCAGGTCACGCCGTCGGACTTCCCGCTGGCCAGGATCAACCAGGCGCAGCTGGACGCGTTGCCTGTCGCGGCACCGGCTATCGAGGACATTTATCCGCTGACGCCGATGCAGCAGGGCATGCTGTTCCACACCTTGTATGAGCCGCAGGCCGAGGCCTACATCAACCAACTGCGCCTGGACATTCAGGGGCTGGAACTGGCGGCCTTCGGTCGGGCGTGGCAAGCGGCGATCAACCGTCACGACATTCTGCGCAGCAGCTTCCATTGGTTGGGTCTGGAATCTGCTCATCAGGTAATTCATCGCCAGATCGACCTGCAATTGCAGGTGATCGAGGCCGCCGATATCGACCTCGATGCGCTGGCCGCCGAAGAGCGCAGCCGTGGTTTCGAACTCAGCGCCGCGCCGCTGTTCCGCCTGATGCTGGTGCGCCAAAGCAGCGACGCCTGGCACCTGATCTACACCAGTCATCACATCCTCATGGACGGCTGGAGCAACGCGCAGTTGCTCGGCGAAGTGATTCAGCATTACGCCGGGCAAACACTGGCCAAACCCCTGGGGCAATACCGCGACTACCTGGGCTGGATTCAGCAGCAGCCACTGGCGGCGGGCGAGCAGTTCTGGAAACAGGCGCTGGCCGCCCTCGAAACGCCGACGCTGCTGGCGCAAGCCTTGCCGACGCCGGTCGAGGGGCGTGGCATGGGCGAGCATCACCTGACGCTGGAAAGCGCCGCGATGCAGCGCCTGGCGGAGTTCGCCCGGCAGCAGAAAATCACCCTCAACACCTTGTTGCAGGGCGCGTGGGGTCTGCTGTTGCAGCGCTACACCGGCCAATCGTGCGTGGCGTTCGGCGCAACGATTGCGGGACGATCCGCGCCGTTGCCGGGCATCGAGCAACAGTTGGGTCTGTTCATCAACACCTTGCCGATCATCGCCAGGCCACACTCCGGTCAGCCGGTCAGCCAATGGCTCAACGAACTGCAAGCCCTGAACCTGAGCCTGCGCGAGTTCGAACATGTGCCGCTTTACGACATCCAGGGCTGGGCGGGGCAGCAGGGCAACGCGCTGTTCGACAGTTTGCTGGTGTTTGAAAACTTCCCGGTGGCCGAAGCACTGAAGCAAGGCGCTCCGGCGGGACTGACCTTCGGCGCACTGCGCAATCACGAAATCACCAGCTACCCGCTGACCCTCGGCATCGAAGTCGGCGCCAGCCTGCGTCTGGAATTCAGTTTCGATCAGGCTTTGTTCAGCGCCGCGCAGATCGAGCGACTGGGCGCGAACCTGCTGCATGTGCTGGAGCAATTCGTCGCGCAGCCGCAACAGGTTCTGGGGGCCGTCAGCCTCTTGGATGCCAAGCAAAAAACTCAGGTGTTGCTGGGCTCGCGTCCCGCCGCGCCGCTGCTGGACAGTCCATTGCTGGCGCATCAACGCTTCGAGCAGCAAGCGGCACGCACGCCCGATGCATGGGCCGTAATCCTCGGTGACGAGCGACTGACTTATGCACAGCTCAACGCCCAGGCCAACCAGCTCGCCCATCGCCTGCGCGAGCACGGTGTGGCGCCGGGCCAACGGGTCGGCCTGTCGGTGCGGCGCAACGCGCAGATGATCGTCAGCCTCATGGCCATCCTCAAGTCCGGCGCCGGTTATGTGCCGCTGGACCCGGACTACCCGGCCGAACGTCTGGCCTACATGATCGAAGACAGCGGGGTGGATCTGCTGCTGGCGCAACCGGAGCTGCTGACCGATGTCGCGTTGCCCGAAGGCTTGCCGCGTCTGGCGCTGACGGCGGCGTCGCTGGCCGGCTATTCCACGGCCAACCCGGTCAACTTCGCCTGTGCCGAAGACCTCGCGTACCTGATTTACACCTCCGGCTCCACCGGCCGGCCGAAAGGTGTGTGCCTGGCCCACGCCGCGCTGCGCGAGTTTTGCGTGATTGCGGCGGACTATTCGCAGCTCAGTGCCGACGACCGTGTCCTGCAATTCGCCACGTTCAGCTTCGACGGCTTTGTCGAGCAGTGCTATCCGCCGCTGTGCGTGGGCGCGGCGCTGGTGTTGCGCGGTGATGAACTGTGGGACACCGACACCTTGTACCGGCAGATCATCAAACAGGGCGTGACGTTGGCGGACTTGCCGGCGGCCTATTGGTATTTGCTGGCTCAGGAGTGGGCCGCGCAGCCTCAGCGTGACAAAGGCCGGTTGCGTCAGGTCCACGTCGGTGGCGAAGCCATGTCGCTGGAAGGCCTGAAGCTCTGGCATGCCGCCGGTCTCGGCGACGTACGCTTGCTCAACACCTATGGGCCGACCGAGGCCACCGTGGTCTCCAGCACTCACCTGTGCACCTTGGCCGACACGCAAAATCTGCTCGGCGTGCCGATTGGCCGCGCGTTGTCGGGCCGGGCGCTGTACGTGCTGGACACCGAGGGCCATCTGCTGCCAACCGGTTGCGTGGGCGAGTTGTGCATCGGCGGTGACGCCGGCATTGCCCAGCACTATCACCAGCGTCCGGGGCTGAGCGCCGAGCGTTTCATTGCCGATCCGTTTTCCACCACGCCGGGCGCACGCTTGTACCGCAGCGGCGACCTGGCGCGGTATCGCGAGGACGGCGCGCTGGAATACCTGGGGCGCATCGACCACCAGGTGAAAATTCGCGGTTTCCGCGTCGAGCTGGGTGAGCTGGAAGCGCACCTGCAAGGCTTGCCGATGATCAGCGAAGCCGCGGTGCTGGTGCACGAAGGCGTCGGTGGCAAGCAACTGATCGGCTATGTCGTGCCGGTGTTGCCGAATGCTGATTCGCGTCAACTCACCGAAACCGTGCGCCAGGCTTTGGGCGAGCGGCTGCCGGACTACATGCTGCCGGCGCAACTGGTGGTGATGAGTGCGTTGCCACTCAACCGCAACGGCAAACTCGACCGCGCCGCGCTGCCGGCGCCAGAGGTCTGGGAAGCCGTGGCCGGCACCGCGCCGCAAGGCGAGCTGGAAATCGAGCTGGCGCAGATCTGGCAGCAGGTGTTGCAGGTTGCCCGTGTCGATCGCGAAAACAGCTTCTTCGAGCTGGGCGGGCATTCGTTGCTGGCCACGCAGATCGTCTCGCAGATTCGCCAGCGCCTGGGCTTGTCGGTGAGTTTGCGCAGCCTGTTCGAACACCCGCGCCTGCAGGATTTCGCCGCTCAGGTGCAAGGCCTACGGCACGACGCCAATGTCTGCGAACGCCCGGCGCTGGTGGCGGACCTTTCCGGCGAACGCCAGCCGTTGTCCTTTGCCCAGCAACGGTTGTGGTTCCTGTGGAATCTGGAACCCGACAGCTCGATGTACAACATGCCGGGCGCCTTGCGTTTGCGCGGTGAGCTGAACCTGTCGGCGTTGCAGAAAACCTTTGAAACGTTGGTACAACGCCACGCCGTGTTGCGCACCACGTTCTATGAGCAAGACGGCCTCGCCTGGCAGCGAGTACACGCCGAACTGCCGTTGAACTTCGCCGCTAGCGACCTGCGGCATTTGCCGGCGCCGGACGTCGAAGCCGCGCAACTGGCCCGTGAGGAAGTTGCCCGACCATTCGATTTACGCAATGGGCCGTTGCTGCGGGTGCGGGTGTTGCAGGTCGCGGATCAGGAGCATGTGTTGCTGCTGACAGTGCACCACATCGCTGCGGATGACTGGTCATTCCGTATTCTGATCAATGAGTTCGTGACCTTGTATCCGACCCTCAACCAGGGTGGCGTCGCATCGTTGCCGGAACAGGTCGTGCAATACGCCGACTTCGCCAAATGGCAGCGCCAGTGGCTGGAGCAAGGTGGTGAGCTGCAACGTCAGCTCGATTACTGGGTCACGCGCCTTGGCCAACCGCAAACGGTCCTGGAGCTGCCGAGCGACGGCGATCAGCGTCAGGCGCAGGAAGGCGCCAGCCAACATTTCACCTTGAATGCGACCTTGAGTCAGCAGTTGCGCGACTTCGCCCAACAGCGTGGATTGTCGCTGTTCATGGTGCTATTGGCCGGCTTTACCCTGGTATTGCGTCAGCGCACCGAGGTCAGTCGCGTACGCATCGGCACCGATATCGCCAACCGAAATCAAGTTGAGCTTGAACAAATGGTCGGCTTCTTCGTTAACCAATTAGTGCTGCAAGTGGAGGTCGATGCGGACCAGGCTGCCGGGCAACTGTTGCAAGCCTGTCGCCGCGCAGTTCTGGAGGCTTCGGACCATCAGGACCTGCCGTTCGAGCGACTGGTGGAAGCGTTGCGTCTGCCGCGCCGGGCCGGGCGTTCGCCGTTGTTCGACATCAAGTTGATCTACCAGGAAGGCGTCGGTCGTTTGCCGTCCATGGACGGCCTGCTGGTCGAGGACTTCCCGTCGGGCCGGCAAGCCGCCGAGATCGGCATGGTCGCTGCGTTCTACAACGAGGCTGAACACATTCACCTGAGTTTCGAAACACCCGCCGGGCAGTACCTGCCGAGCACGCTGGAAAGCCTGTTCGAACAAATCGAGGCGGTGCTGCAAGCGTTGTTGCGCGCCGACGAGCTGACGGTCAGCGAATTGCTGGACCTGGCCACGGATGTGCAACGCCGCGCCGATGCGCGCCTGAACGAACAACGCAAGGCGTTGTTCGGCGGGCGCATGGCGATCAAGCGCCGCTCGGCGATTCGTGGCACGCCGGCAGCGCAAACCGCGGCGGACTGA
- a CDS encoding thioesterase II family protein: MTQLTLLCLPYSGASAMVYSRWRRKLPEWLKLQPVELPGRGARFGEPLHTDMRRLALQLAQEQKATLKAPYALFGHSLGALLACEMAHAFRSLGCPEPVALFASGTAAPTMRADYDQGFADPKTDAELIEQLRTLNGTSEEVLANEELMSLTLPILRADFLLCGRFTPIQRPRLKCPVHVLGGKADRATTEQLIGWSKETHGSFSVDMLAGGHFFIHEHEAKVLRVIKDQLDVHHRRHAMAATA, encoded by the coding sequence GTGACCCAGCTGACATTGCTGTGCCTGCCCTATTCAGGCGCGAGCGCCATGGTCTACAGCCGCTGGCGGCGCAAACTGCCGGAGTGGCTCAAGCTGCAGCCGGTGGAACTGCCGGGGCGCGGCGCGCGGTTCGGCGAGCCATTGCACACCGACATGCGGCGCCTGGCGCTGCAACTCGCGCAGGAACAGAAAGCCACGCTCAAGGCACCGTACGCGCTGTTCGGCCACAGTCTCGGCGCTTTGCTGGCCTGCGAAATGGCCCATGCCTTTCGCTCGCTGGGTTGCCCGGAGCCGGTGGCGCTGTTCGCTTCAGGCACCGCCGCGCCGACGATGCGGGCTGATTACGATCAGGGTTTTGCCGATCCGAAAACCGATGCCGAGCTGATCGAGCAACTGCGCACCCTCAATGGCACCAGCGAAGAAGTGCTGGCCAATGAAGAGCTGATGAGCCTGACGCTGCCGATCCTGCGCGCTGACTTCCTGCTGTGCGGCCGTTTCACGCCGATCCAGCGCCCGCGGCTGAAATGCCCGGTGCACGTGCTCGGCGGCAAGGCTGATCGCGCGACCACCGAACAGCTGATCGGCTGGAGCAAGGAAACCCACGGCAGCTTCTCCGTGGACATGCTGGCCGGCGGTCACTTCTTCATCCATGAGCACGAAGCCAAGGTGTTGCGGGTGATCAAGGACCAGCTCGATGTTCACCATCGCCGGCACGCCATGGCCGCCACTGCCTGA
- a CDS encoding MFS transporter — protein sequence MANPYRELFKAPGSRAFVLAGMIARMPISMTGIGLITMLSQLQGGYGLAGAVAATFALATAFCAPQVSRLVDRFGQRRILPVSALIGGGALLLVLLCTRLQAPQWTLFVFAALAGCMPSMSAMVRARWTEVYRGQPQLQTAYALESVLDEVCFIVGPPLSVGLCVVAFPEAGPLAALLMLAIGVTAFVLQRDTEPAIHPHEEHHRGSIIRSGEIQLLVLLMVALGTIVGVVDVVSVAFAQQQGQPAAASIVLSVYAIGSCLAGLAFGALRSKVPLPRLFLYGGVATAVTTLPLLLASNILGLSLAVFVAGLFFAPTLIVAMALVERIVPPAKLTEGLTWLVTGLSIGVAIGAASSGWLVDAFGARSGFWVAIAAGAVVLGSAIQSFRHLK from the coding sequence ATGGCCAACCCTTACCGCGAACTGTTCAAAGCCCCGGGCAGCCGAGCCTTCGTGCTGGCCGGGATGATCGCGCGCATGCCGATTTCCATGACCGGCATCGGCCTGATCACCATGCTCTCCCAGCTCCAAGGTGGTTACGGACTGGCCGGCGCGGTGGCGGCGACGTTCGCTTTGGCGACGGCTTTTTGCGCTCCGCAGGTTTCACGGTTGGTGGACCGTTTCGGGCAGCGCCGGATCTTGCCGGTGTCGGCGTTGATCGGCGGCGGGGCGTTGTTGCTGGTGTTGCTGTGCACGCGTTTGCAGGCGCCGCAATGGACGCTGTTCGTGTTCGCCGCGCTGGCCGGTTGTATGCCGAGCATGTCGGCGATGGTGCGGGCGCGGTGGACCGAGGTCTATCGCGGCCAGCCGCAATTGCAAACCGCGTATGCCCTGGAATCGGTGCTCGACGAAGTCTGTTTTATTGTCGGGCCGCCGCTGTCGGTGGGGTTGTGTGTGGTGGCGTTCCCCGAGGCCGGGCCGCTGGCGGCGTTGCTGATGCTGGCGATCGGGGTCACGGCGTTTGTCCTGCAACGGGACACGGAACCGGCGATTCATCCCCATGAAGAACACCATCGGGGCTCGATCATTCGTTCCGGCGAGATTCAGTTGCTGGTGCTGCTGATGGTCGCCTTGGGCACCATTGTCGGCGTGGTGGATGTGGTCAGCGTGGCGTTTGCCCAGCAGCAGGGCCAACCGGCGGCGGCGAGTATTGTGCTGTCGGTATACGCGATCGGCTCATGTTTGGCCGGGCTGGCGTTCGGGGCGTTGCGCTCGAAAGTGCCGTTGCCGCGACTGTTTCTGTACGGCGGGGTGGCGACGGCGGTGACTACGTTGCCGTTGCTGCTGGCGAGCAACATTCTCGGGTTGTCGCTGGCGGTGTTCGTCGCAGGGCTGTTTTTTGCGCCGACGCTGATTGTTGCCATGGCGTTGGTGGAGCGTATCGTGCCGCCGGCCAAACTCACTGAAGGCCTGACCTGGCTGGTGACCGGGTTGAGCATTGGCGTCGCGATTGGCGCGGCCAGTTCGGGTTGGCTGGTGGATGCGTTCGGGGCGCGAAGCGGGTTCTGGGTGGCGATTGCGGCGGGGGCGGTGGTGCTCGGTTCCGCAATCCAAAGCTTTCGCCACCTTAAGTAA